From a single Petroclostridium xylanilyticum genomic region:
- the thiS gene encoding sulfur carrier protein ThiS: MVITLNGKKETLENEMSLLDLLKSKGIDPNTVVVEHNYDIIGKENWGNIMLKENDVLEVLRFVGGG; encoded by the coding sequence ATGGTTATAACGCTTAATGGTAAAAAGGAAACATTGGAAAATGAAATGAGCCTGCTTGATTTGCTGAAATCAAAAGGAATCGATCCTAACACTGTCGTTGTAGAACATAATTATGATATTATCGGAAAAGAAAACTGGGGCAACATTATGTTAAAAGAAAACGATGTCCTGGAAGTTTTAAGGTTTGTAGGAGGGGGTTGA
- a CDS encoding histidinol-phosphatase HisJ family protein: MYFCDYHMHSSNSTDGKNSVIEMCQKAAEIGLNEIAITDHFEPVEGNEEYKQYNPEYYIFDVMKARAVYKNKLKIKTGVELGQPHMYPEYSTRLIESYPYDYVLASAHKIPGDIDVGEIDYKNADVRYYCKQYLRQLKKLAQWNRFDCIGHLDLPKRYAAIHGIVISLMEYREDLEEIFKILIQNGKGIEINTSGLRQHSKSCLPSLDIVKLYRYMGGEVITVGSDAHSAADVGKGIEEGIEIAREAGFEYITVFNNRKPEWKRIAQSKSNFAVYQQQDRMAQ; the protein is encoded by the coding sequence ATGTATTTCTGTGACTATCACATGCATTCGAGTAATTCAACTGACGGAAAAAATTCCGTCATAGAGATGTGCCAAAAAGCAGCAGAAATAGGTTTGAATGAAATTGCGATTACAGATCATTTTGAGCCTGTTGAGGGGAATGAGGAATATAAACAATATAATCCTGAATATTATATATTTGATGTTATGAAGGCACGGGCAGTTTATAAGAATAAACTAAAGATAAAAACGGGAGTGGAACTGGGGCAGCCCCACATGTACCCTGAGTATAGTACCAGGCTGATAGAGAGCTATCCCTATGATTATGTACTGGCTTCGGCACATAAAATACCCGGAGATATAGATGTAGGGGAGATAGATTATAAAAATGCAGATGTAAGATATTACTGCAAACAATACTTAAGACAGTTAAAAAAACTTGCACAGTGGAACAGGTTTGATTGTATCGGGCACCTGGACTTACCAAAACGTTATGCTGCAATCCATGGAATTGTCATTTCTCTGATGGAATACAGGGAAGACCTGGAAGAAATATTTAAAATATTAATACAGAATGGTAAAGGAATAGAAATCAATACGTCAGGGTTAAGACAGCATTCGAAATCCTGCCTGCCTTCGTTAGATATTGTAAAATTGTACAGGTATATGGGTGGTGAGGTAATAACCGTAGGCTCTGATGCCCATTCTGCTGCTGATGTAGGCAAAGGAATTGAAGAAGGAATTGAAATTGCAAGAGAAGCAGGTTTTGAATACATTACTGTATTTAACAACCGGAAGCCGGAATGGAAAAGAATAGCACAAAGTAAATCTAACTTTGCTGTTTATCAGCAACAGGACAGGATGGCACAGTAA
- a CDS encoding NAD(+) synthase gives MDYGYIRVAAAVPDLKVADCKYNAGRIIYLVNEAVKNNVQVIAFPELSITGYTCADLFHQHLLLDNAEQQLGEILNITQNTQIIIIIGLPVRADSQLFNCAVVLQAGKILGAIPKTYIPNYSEFYEERWFASSVNAISDSIVFCNQNVPFGPNILFKDGKFCFGVEICEDLWVPIPPSSFHCLHGANVIFNPSASNEVIVKNEYRKELVKQQSARCMAGYVYVSAGGGESTTDVVFAGHAIIAENGSVLSESKRFCESEQLIINEIDIDRLASDRQKATSFMGLMGSNINLNRNYKVVNCHLKNADIRSLHRKVDPHPFVPRGNSERDQRCEEIFSIQVGGLAKRISHTGSETAVIGISGGLDSTLALLVTVKTFDRLNMDRKNIIGITMPGFGTTGRTYHNALNLMKSLGVTVREINIKDACMQHFKDIGHDPGICDVTYENTQARERTQILMDIANKEKGLVIGTGDLSELALGWATYNGDHMSMYAVNSGIPKTLVRFLVQWVAENLVDESSRETLLDILDTPVSPELLPANEKGEIDQKTEDIVGPYELHDFFLYQVVRFGFKPAKVLFLAEIAFKDKYSTKIIKKWLKVFYRRFFTQQFKRSCLPDGPKVGSINLSPRGDWRMPSDASYRLWMDELENI, from the coding sequence ATGGATTATGGATATATTCGAGTAGCAGCGGCTGTTCCTGACCTTAAAGTAGCAGATTGCAAATATAATGCCGGGAGAATTATTTATCTGGTTAACGAAGCTGTAAAAAACAATGTGCAGGTAATTGCATTCCCCGAGCTTTCCATCACAGGTTATACTTGTGCAGATCTGTTCCACCAGCACTTGCTGCTGGATAATGCAGAACAACAGCTTGGTGAAATTCTTAATATTACTCAGAACACCCAGATTATTATTATTATTGGTTTACCTGTTAGAGCTGACAGCCAACTCTTTAACTGTGCAGTTGTTTTACAAGCTGGAAAGATTTTAGGTGCAATTCCTAAAACTTACATACCAAACTATAGTGAATTTTATGAAGAAAGATGGTTTGCATCTTCTGTGAATGCAATAAGTGATTCCATCGTCTTTTGCAACCAGAATGTGCCCTTTGGTCCAAACATACTTTTTAAAGACGGAAAATTCTGCTTTGGAGTGGAAATATGCGAAGACCTCTGGGTCCCTATTCCTCCCAGCAGCTTTCACTGCCTGCATGGTGCAAATGTAATATTTAATCCTTCGGCTAGTAACGAAGTAATTGTTAAAAATGAATATAGAAAAGAGCTGGTAAAGCAGCAATCAGCACGCTGTATGGCAGGTTATGTCTACGTTTCAGCCGGCGGCGGGGAATCTACTACAGATGTCGTCTTTGCCGGTCATGCAATTATTGCTGAAAATGGCTCTGTCCTCTCGGAATCAAAGCGTTTTTGTGAATCAGAACAGCTTATTATTAATGAAATTGATATAGACCGTTTAGCCTCTGACAGGCAGAAAGCTACCAGCTTTATGGGACTTATGGGAAGCAATATTAATCTGAATAGAAACTATAAGGTAGTGAACTGTCATTTAAAGAATGCCGACATTCGTTCTCTTCACAGAAAAGTAGATCCTCATCCCTTTGTCCCTCGAGGTAATTCTGAAAGAGACCAAAGGTGCGAAGAGATATTCTCCATTCAGGTAGGAGGACTGGCAAAGCGTATCAGCCATACCGGGTCCGAGACTGCCGTCATCGGAATTTCAGGCGGTCTGGACTCTACCCTGGCACTTTTGGTAACCGTAAAAACCTTTGATAGGTTGAATATGGATAGAAAAAATATTATAGGTATCACGATGCCTGGTTTTGGAACTACAGGGCGTACTTATCATAATGCCCTTAATCTTATGAAGTCCTTGGGGGTAACAGTTAGAGAAATTAATATAAAGGATGCATGTATGCAGCATTTTAAGGATATCGGCCATGATCCCGGAATATGTGACGTAACTTATGAAAATACTCAGGCAAGGGAGCGTACACAAATTCTCATGGATATTGCCAACAAGGAAAAGGGACTGGTAATAGGTACCGGTGACCTGTCAGAACTGGCTTTAGGCTGGGCTACCTATAATGGCGACCATATGTCCATGTATGCAGTGAATTCAGGAATCCCAAAAACTCTTGTACGCTTCCTGGTACAATGGGTTGCTGAAAACCTGGTTGACGAGAGTTCCAGGGAAACTTTACTGGATATACTGGATACTCCTGTAAGTCCTGAACTGCTGCCTGCAAATGAGAAGGGGGAAATTGACCAAAAAACTGAAGACATCGTGGGTCCTTATGAACTTCATGACTTTTTCCTTTACCAGGTTGTAAGATTCGGATTCAAACCTGCCAAGGTCTTATTTCTGGCTGAGATTGCATTTAAAGATAAATATTCAACGAAAATAATAAAGAAATGGTTGAAAGTATTCTACCGCCGTTTCTTTACGCAGCAGTTTAAAAGGTCCTGCCTCCCGGACGGACCTAAAGTAGGTTCCATCAACCTCTCACCGAGAGGTGACTGGCGTATGCCGAGCGATGCGAGCTATAGGCTGTGGATGGATGAGTTGGAGAATATTTAA
- a CDS encoding carbohydrate ABC transporter permease: MKHSLIIKKILGFLLNIVMMLFSFTCIFPLIWMMYSSLKTQKEFSLNIISMPLKPQFDNYIQAIKVGKMQIYFFNSLFISIISVIGIIIIAFITGYFLSRYQFRGRNFLYVFFLSGMLIPIHSLLIPVFIQFKWLGFLDKRFTLILPYIAFGLPMAVFLLESFIKSIPVEIEEAAVIDGSPIFTTLMRIILPICRPVISTVLILSFLNAWNEFPFALILVKSQKLKTLPVGLTNFNGQYSVNYTQLMAALVIAVLPVIIIYLLFYKKIIQGMTAGAVKG, translated from the coding sequence ATGAAGCATAGCTTGATAATAAAAAAAATATTAGGCTTTTTATTAAATATAGTGATGATGTTGTTTTCTTTTACATGTATTTTTCCATTAATATGGATGATGTATTCATCCCTTAAGACGCAAAAGGAATTTTCATTAAATATCATTTCAATGCCATTAAAACCTCAATTTGATAACTATATTCAAGCGATTAAAGTAGGTAAAATGCAGATTTACTTCTTTAACAGCTTGTTCATCAGTATTATTTCAGTAATAGGCATTATAATCATTGCATTTATTACCGGATATTTTTTATCACGGTATCAGTTTAGGGGGCGCAATTTTTTATACGTGTTTTTTTTATCCGGAATGCTGATACCAATCCACAGCCTTCTTATTCCGGTTTTCATCCAGTTTAAGTGGCTTGGGTTTCTGGATAAACGGTTTACGCTTATATTGCCGTATATAGCTTTTGGACTTCCTATGGCGGTGTTTTTGCTGGAGAGCTTTATAAAATCCATTCCTGTAGAAATTGAAGAGGCAGCAGTAATAGACGGCAGCCCCATTTTTACCACCCTTATGAGAATTATTTTGCCCATATGCCGTCCTGTTATCTCAACAGTATTGATTTTGTCATTTTTAAATGCATGGAATGAATTTCCTTTTGCACTTATCCTTGTAAAAAGTCAGAAATTAAAGACACTCCCGGTAGGATTGACCAATTTCAACGGTCAATATTCAGTCAATTATACTCAGCTAATGGCAGCACTGGTGATCGCTGTCCTGCCAGTTATTATTATTTACCTTTTATTCTATAAAAAGATAATACAGGGAATGACAGCAGGAGCGGTGAAGGGATGA
- a CDS encoding carbohydrate ABC transporter permease, giving the protein MNSRLIRPKAHILIAFLLPGILIYSFIVIFPLFLSFRYSLFDWSGGANMKFVGLQNYMTLLKDIDFWFAFKNNIIITVLSIIGQIGIAFIISALLMSKLLKFKEFHRTVIFLPVVISAVVVGFLWTIIYNKDLGLLNWFLKALHLESLILPWLDDPRYVIYTVTIPIIWQYIGFYLIIFMAAIQSIPKDIFEVADIDGATGIKKSLYITLPLLYDTLKVAIMLCISGNMKVFDHIYIMTGGGPGKSSMVMAQHAYNNSLIMFKLGYGSTISIGILFLSLTLILLSRKIMGGNKNEA; this is encoded by the coding sequence ATGAATAGTAGATTAATTAGACCAAAAGCACACATTTTAATAGCATTTTTATTACCAGGTATACTTATATATTCCTTTATTGTTATTTTTCCGCTGTTTTTATCTTTTAGATATAGTTTGTTTGACTGGTCCGGCGGGGCAAATATGAAGTTTGTCGGACTGCAAAATTACATGACTTTGCTCAAAGATATAGATTTTTGGTTTGCATTCAAAAATAATATAATTATTACAGTCTTAAGTATTATTGGACAGATAGGTATTGCATTTATTATTTCTGCACTATTAATGTCTAAGTTATTAAAGTTTAAAGAATTCCATAGAACCGTTATTTTCTTGCCTGTTGTTATATCTGCTGTAGTAGTAGGTTTTCTTTGGACAATTATTTATAATAAGGATTTGGGTTTATTAAACTGGTTTTTAAAAGCTCTTCACCTGGAATCTCTAATATTACCATGGCTTGACGATCCTCGTTATGTTATTTATACAGTTACCATCCCTATTATCTGGCAGTATATCGGTTTTTATTTAATCATTTTTATGGCTGCCATACAGAGTATCCCAAAGGATATCTTTGAAGTAGCCGATATTGACGGTGCTACTGGAATAAAGAAGTCCTTGTATATTACTCTCCCGCTCCTATATGATACATTGAAAGTAGCAATTATGCTGTGCATTTCGGGAAATATGAAGGTATTTGACCATATTTATATCATGACCGGTGGAGGTCCCGGGAAAAGCTCCATGGTAATGGCACAGCATGCCTATAATAATTCGCTTATCATGTTTAAGCTTGGGTATGGAAGCACAATTTCCATTGGCATTTTGTTTCTAAGTCTTACCCTCATCCTTTTGAGTAGAAAGATAATGGGAGGTAACAAGAATGAAGCATAG
- a CDS encoding extracellular solute-binding protein: protein MKKNILKLLSIVIVSSMLLTFAGCGVKKSEKTEPESGKQSVDGKKEPVKLTFINYFVRDNLAGNGKAFVAAMEKYKADNPNITIEEEILSPDAYETKIKTLAAANELPDLFLLKGSMLSTFIENKLINPLNDLLDKDPEWKNSFKEGVFDDFTIDDKIYGIPFQMMSTHAIYYNKKIFEEAGFTAFPKDWDEFKDAVTKIKAKGYVPIALGNKGKWVAESCILSALGDRFTGTDWFLSIKEKQGAKFTDPEFVNALSALQELAKMGAFNTDMNSIDNEQQRTLYYNGKAAMFFEGGWAVSQVVADAPKEVIDATELTILPAVKGGKGDSKAISGGAGWAYNMNSKLNGVKKEAAEALLRALMNKDVAKIAVENNAMPAVNPDSYDKSKLSPLAVKYVELISNTKVVPVYDVQLTPPVIEVMNSGLQELLINVVSPEDLAKKIQTEYEKQ from the coding sequence ATGAAAAAAAATATTTTAAAGCTTTTATCTATTGTTATTGTGTCATCAATGCTGCTGACTTTTGCAGGTTGTGGCGTAAAAAAATCAGAGAAAACTGAACCTGAATCTGGCAAGCAAAGTGTTGATGGGAAAAAAGAGCCTGTAAAATTAACCTTTATAAACTATTTCGTTAGAGACAATCTAGCTGGCAATGGTAAAGCATTTGTAGCTGCAATGGAAAAATATAAGGCAGATAATCCTAATATTACGATTGAAGAAGAAATACTTTCTCCTGATGCTTATGAAACAAAAATTAAAACATTAGCAGCAGCGAACGAATTACCGGATTTATTTTTATTGAAGGGATCAATGCTTTCTACTTTTATTGAAAATAAACTTATAAATCCTCTAAATGATTTATTGGATAAAGATCCTGAATGGAAAAATAGTTTTAAAGAAGGAGTATTTGATGATTTTACAATTGATGACAAGATTTATGGTATTCCATTCCAGATGATGAGCACACATGCAATTTATTATAATAAAAAGATATTTGAAGAAGCTGGTTTTACAGCATTTCCAAAAGACTGGGATGAATTTAAGGATGCAGTTACAAAAATAAAAGCAAAGGGTTATGTACCAATAGCATTAGGGAATAAAGGAAAATGGGTAGCAGAATCCTGTATCTTAAGTGCTTTGGGTGATAGATTTACAGGTACTGATTGGTTTTTAAGCATAAAAGAAAAACAAGGAGCAAAATTTACAGATCCTGAATTTGTAAATGCATTATCTGCTTTGCAAGAGCTTGCAAAAATGGGTGCCTTTAACACGGATATGAACAGTATTGACAATGAACAGCAAAGGACTCTTTATTATAATGGGAAAGCTGCCATGTTTTTTGAGGGTGGATGGGCTGTTAGCCAAGTGGTTGCCGATGCCCCAAAAGAAGTTATTGATGCAACAGAGTTAACCATTCTTCCAGCTGTTAAAGGTGGAAAAGGAGATTCGAAGGCTATTTCAGGAGGAGCCGGATGGGCATACAATATGAACAGTAAATTAAATGGAGTAAAAAAAGAAGCGGCAGAAGCTCTGTTAAGAGCATTAATGAATAAGGATGTTGCTAAAATTGCTGTTGAAAATAATGCTATGCCTGCTGTTAACCCTGATAGCTACGATAAAAGTAAATTATCTCCTCTGGCAGTAAAATACGTCGAGTTGATTTCAAATACTAAAGTAGTGCCGGTATACGATGTTCAGCTCACACCTCCTGTAATTGAAGTAATGAATAGTGGATTACAAGAACTTCTTATTAATGTTGTATCTCCAGAAGACCTTGCAAAAAAGATTCAGACAGAGTATGAGAAACAGTAA
- a CDS encoding sensor histidine kinase, whose product MAIFSLVLIIVPLLTVGSISYVKSSEILQNKVSLSNLNTVRQIANSIELILQDVNDTSLHLLQNEQIRDFLKLSENEPRENIHKYNIKIQQTVMYLLNSKKYIHSVYIKGFNGITIDSKGINYQMDESIKKQIIELRGGRLWISDEIVNYDNTTTNVFSLVRIMNDINNISNKLAIMKINIDEGQISNIYKDKIIGEKGDFFIIDAQGKIISALNKDVLGNLLQNELVNNMTDTAKDGYYKVKLNDQDFLVTYYHIDVTGWTLINLVPLEELLKENIVIQRVMLLGIITSFIICLIFVIIFTIKVLGPLKQVRILMGSLENEDFDVSIDISGNDEIALLGSSFNKMSKRLKELMNVVYVAQIKQKEAELKALQAQINPHFLYNTLDTIYWMGRMENAFETSRLVEALSKLFRLSLNKGSEFTTVKNEVEHLKNYIIIQQKRYEGMIDFSINVSEETLDCRVVKLVIQPLVENAIYHGIEKKGESGKIDVSIRRHGDKLLYIITDDGNGADEKEINELLQKVEDNNRGFGIKNVNDRIKLYFGEEYGLKFYTIPSMGTKVVVTQPYVKGEG is encoded by the coding sequence GTGGCAATATTTTCGCTTGTTTTAATAATAGTTCCGCTTTTGACGGTAGGAAGTATTTCTTATGTAAAATCATCAGAAATCCTCCAAAACAAAGTCAGTCTGTCAAACCTAAATACCGTTAGGCAGATCGCTAACAGTATTGAGCTCATTTTACAAGATGTCAACGATACCTCTTTGCACTTACTGCAAAATGAGCAAATAAGGGATTTTTTAAAACTATCTGAAAATGAACCGCGTGAAAATATTCATAAGTATAACATCAAAATTCAACAAACAGTAATGTACCTGCTTAATTCCAAAAAATATATACATTCAGTATATATAAAAGGCTTTAATGGTATTACCATTGATTCCAAAGGAATTAACTATCAGATGGATGAAAGCATTAAAAAACAAATTATTGAATTAAGAGGCGGACGTTTATGGATATCTGATGAAATCGTCAATTATGATAACACTACAACAAACGTTTTTTCCCTCGTAAGAATAATGAATGATATCAACAATATATCTAATAAGCTTGCAATCATGAAAATCAACATTGACGAGGGACAAATCTCAAATATATATAAAGACAAGATCATCGGTGAAAAAGGTGACTTTTTTATCATAGACGCTCAAGGTAAAATTATCTCCGCCTTAAATAAAGATGTACTGGGGAATCTGCTTCAAAACGAGTTGGTCAATAATATGACAGACACTGCAAAAGATGGTTATTATAAAGTCAAATTGAATGATCAGGATTTTCTAGTCACATATTATCATATCGATGTTACCGGCTGGACACTAATTAATCTCGTACCACTGGAAGAACTGCTCAAAGAAAATATTGTTATACAACGGGTTATGTTGCTTGGAATTATAACAAGCTTTATCATATGTCTTATATTCGTAATCATATTTACTATAAAAGTACTTGGCCCCTTAAAACAAGTCCGAATATTGATGGGCAGCTTGGAAAATGAAGACTTCGACGTCAGCATAGATATAAGCGGAAATGACGAAATTGCCCTGCTTGGCAGCAGCTTTAATAAGATGTCTAAGCGTCTTAAAGAACTTATGAATGTGGTGTATGTAGCGCAAATAAAGCAGAAAGAAGCAGAACTGAAAGCTCTCCAGGCACAGATTAACCCTCATTTTCTCTATAATACGCTGGATACCATATACTGGATGGGAAGAATGGAAAATGCTTTTGAAACTTCCAGACTGGTTGAAGCCCTCTCCAAGCTTTTCAGATTAAGCTTGAATAAGGGAAGTGAATTTACCACTGTTAAAAATGAAGTAGAACACCTTAAAAACTATATCATTATTCAGCAAAAAAGATATGAAGGCATGATAGACTTTTCTATCAATGTATCGGAGGAAACTCTAGATTGTAGAGTAGTAAAATTAGTTATTCAACCTTTAGTAGAAAATGCAATCTATCATGGAATTGAAAAAAAGGGTGAATCAGGTAAGATTGATGTATCTATCCGAAGACATGGCGATAAATTATTATATATCATCACCGATGACGGAAACGGTGCTGATGAAAAAGAGATAAATGAATTGCTTCAAAAGGTTGAAGATAATAATCGCGGATTTGGAAT